The window CGGCAGGGCGCCGTCGGCCTCCACCTTGCGGGCCAGCACCAGCTCGGCCAGCGAGGTGCGGGCTCCCCGGTCCTCCACCGCGCCGGTCATGCCGCGGGCGAAGGCGAACTGGTACTCGCCGCCCTGGTGGCGCAGCACCGGGAAGGCCGGCGCCGGGAGCAGGCCGGCCGGGATGGCGAGGGCGCAGCCCGGCCCCTCGCCCACCAGCACCGGGCGCGGCGGGGCCACGAAGCCGCCGGCGTCGAGGAGGGTGTCGCCCCAGAGCAGCCGGAGCTCCACGCCCACGTCGCCCTGGCTGAGGTCCTCGGCGGCCCCCGAGGCCGCGCCGAGCGACCAGCGCCGCCTGGCGTGGCGGTGGGGCTGCGCCGGGCGGACGGGTGCAGCGGCGATCGGGGAAGCGGTCGCGGTCGCGGTCGCGGTCGAGGTCGAGGTCGAGGTCGAGGTCGAGGTCGGGGTCGAGGTCGGGGTCGAGGTCGAGGTCGAGGTCGGGGTCGAGGTCGAGGTCGAGATCGGGGCCTGGGCCGCGGTCGCGGCCGTCACCGCCCTCGTCACCCGCGGCGCCACCGGCGGCGCGGCCGGACGGGCCGGGGCTGGCCGGGTCGAGGCCGCCGGCGCCCGGGCCGGCGCAGGCGTCGTCGCCGGCGCGTCGCCCTCCGCCCCGGCGGGCTCCCCCTGGCCGAGCTCGAGCACCACCTTCAGGCCACCCAGGGTGATGGCGTCGCCCGGCCGCAGCTGGCAGCGGGTGACCTTCTTGCCGTTGACGAGCGTCCCCTCGGCGCTGCCCATGTCGATGATCGACACGGCGCCCTCGGGCGAGACCTCGATCACCGCGTGCACCCGCGAGATCCGGTCGTCGTCGAGCGACAGGTGCGCCGTGGCCAGCCGGCCGATCTTGATGATCTCCCGGTTGAAGACCTCGGTCCGCAGGAGCTCGGTCCCGCGGAACACCTTGAGCGTGAGGGGCGTGGCCATCCGGCTAGAGCTCCCCGCTGGCCCGCATCACCTTCTCCCGCCAGTCCTCGCGGATGCGGATGAGGTTGGAGTGGGTCACCTTGCGGCGGGACTCGACGTATTCGCCGTCCGGGCGCTTCAGGTCGCCGTCGATGGTGTCGTCCTCGAAGTTGATCTCGGTCCGCTTCTCGTAGACCACGGTGGGCTTCACCTCGCCCTTGTCCTGAGCGGACGGGACGGCCGGGAGAGCCAGCAGTGTGAGCAGCGCCAGGGTGCGCATGGTCGTCACCTCGATTCGCGCCGAGCTTACCACCCGGTCCGAGCCAGAAAGAAGTGGCAGATCAGGGCTTTCTGCCACCGCCCGGGGGGGGCGGTGTAGGTGCGGCCCGTTCACCCGGGGTGGCGGTGGCGGCCGGCGCCGGGGGGGCGCCCGCCCTGGCCTTGGCCGCCTGCCGCTCGGACTCGGCCTGGGCGGCCCGGGCCGCCTCGCCGGCCTGCCGTTCCTGCTCCAGGCGCCCCTGGCACTCGCGCATCAGCCGCGGCGCCGGCGAGCCCTCGGGCAGCACCGGCCCGGCCGCCTTCTCGTAGGCCTCGAGGGCCCGGAGCGCCCCCTGGCAGTCGCCCTGCTCGCGCATCAGCAGCAGGCCGCGCGCCAGGTGGACCTCGGGCAGGGCGCCGCGCGCCTGGCGCTCGGCCTCCTCGTAGGAGCGGAGCGCCTGGTCGGGCTTGCCGAGCCGGCGCTGCGCCACGCCCAGCGTCAGCCGCACCGGCGCGTCGGTGGGATCGTCGGCCAGGAGCGCGGTGGCCTGCGCCTCCACCTCGGCCCAGCGCCCCTGGGCCGCCGCCGCCTCCAGCAGCGCGGCGCGGGAGGGCCGGTGGCCGGGGCTCAGCGCCAGGGCCCGCTTCCACTGCGCGGCCGCCCCGGCCGCGTCGCCCTGGCGGGCCGCCACCTGCCCCGACAGGAAGGCCACCTCGGCGTCGTCGGGCGCCACCTTCTGGGCCCGCAGGGCCACCAGCCTGGCCAGGTCCACGTCGCCCCGCGACAGCGCCACCTGGATCAGGGTGCGGTAGGCCACGGCGCTGCCGGGCTCGCGCAGCAGCGCCTCGCGCGCCAGGCGCCAGGCCTCCTCGTTCTGCCCGGAGCGCTGGTAGAGCGCGCCCAGCCGGGCCCGCGCCACGCCGTCCTCCGGGAAGTCGCGGATGGCCTGGCCGTACGCCGCGGCCGCCCCGCGCGAGTCGCCCTCCCGCTCCAGCAGCACCGCCAGGTTGACCGCCGACTGGCGCAGCGGCCGGGTCGCCTGGGCCCGCTGGTACGCGGCGCGGGCCTCGGCCAGCCGCCCCTGCCGCTCCAGCGCCACCCCCAGGTTGTGGTGGGCCTCGGGCTGGTCGCCGGCGGACGCCACGGCGCGCCAGCGGGCCTCCATGACGGCCCAGTCCACGTCGCCGGCCTTCTCGGCCGCCTGCTGCTGCGCCGCCGCCTCCTCGAAGAGGCGGGCCGACCGCCCGGCGCCCGGGTCGGCGGGCTCGACCGGCCTGACCGGGCGAGGCGCCGGCGGGGGCGGCGGCGCCACCGGGGCGCCGGCGCAGGCCGCGAGGAACAGGGCGGCCACCAGGGCCGGGGCGTGCGGGGCGCGGGTCACGGCAGCAGGTCCTCGTCGGCGCCCTTCTTCGGGCGGGGCAGCGGGTCCTCGCCGCGCGGCCTGGGCGGCGCTGGCTCCTGGACCTTCGGGGCGGCGCGCCGCTCGCCGGGCAGCTTGAGGGCCGGCAGCGCGGGGTCGGCCCTGGTCCCGGCCTCGGGGCGCCTGGCCCCCTCGCGCGGCCTCGGCGCAGCCGGCGGCGGCTCCACCGCGGCCAGCGTCCCGTGCCCCATCGGCGTGGGCGGCGTCGCCAGCCGGGAGAGCGCCGGCAGGGGCTCGGCCCCGGGGCCCAGCTCGGGCCGGCGGGCCGCCACGGTGGCGGTGGCCCGGTCGGCGCAGTCGTTCTTGACGCCCAGCTCGCGGGCCTTGGCCACCGCCAGCTCCAGCCCCTCCCCGGCCTTCTGCTCCAGCGGCTCGGCCTGCTCGCCCAGCTGGGCCCGGTACTCCTCGAGCAGCTCGGGGTTGCCGCGCAGCTCCTTGGGCACCGGCGCGTCCTGCAGCACCCGGGCGAAGTTCTCGTAGAGGCGCCCGATCCGCTCCAGGGCGCAGACCGCCGGGTCGGCCACGCCGAGCTTCACCACCGCGGTGTACTGCTCCTCCAGCCGCTTGAGGCGGGCGCCCTTCAGCTGCAGCTGGCCCGCCAGGTACTTCGGGCCGACGTTGAGGTCCACGGTGCGGTAGTCGGCGAAGGCCGGCTCCAGCTCGCGCAGCGCCGCCTCGGCCGCCAGCGGCAGGCCGCGGTCCTTCACCTGCTCGCGGTTCTTGCGGTAGTGCTCCAGCCCCTGCTCGTAGGCCCGGCGCGCCCCGGCGGCGTTGCCGGACTTCTCCATGAGGCGCGCCACGCGGTGCTGCGCCGAGAGCCAGTCGTCGGGGGTGCGGGCGTAGCGGCGCTGGTAGGCCTCCAGCCGGGCCAGCTCCTTCTGGGCCTGGCCCTGGCGCCCCGCCAGGTCGGCCAGCGAGAGGGCCAGGCGGGCGGCGTCGGGGCCGTCCGGCCAGGTCTCCAGGTAGGCCAGGCTGGCCGCCTCGGCCCGGCCCCAGTCGCGCAGGCCGGCCCGGAAGACCGCGGCGTTGATGATGGCGTCGGTGGCCCGCTTCTCGTCGTACTGCGGCCCGGCCGGCGGCGCGGCGCCCGGCGTGGCCGGCGCCCCCGCCTTGCCCTTGCCCTTCCCGGGCGGCGGACGCTTCGGGGCGGCGGCGTCCCGCTGGCGGCGCCACTCGCGGAAGTAGCGCTCGTAGCCGTCGGCGGCCCGCTCGAAGTCGGCGGTGGCCTCGTACCCCTCGGCGTTGTCGTAGAGGCAGCGCGGCGCCAGCGCGTCGCCCGGGTAGCGCTGCAGCAGGAGCTCGCGCACCTCCATGGCCTTGTCCACCCGGTGGCCCCGGGCGTAGTCCACCGAGGCGTTGTAGAGGGCGGTGGCGCCCAGCCGGGTGGCCGGCCAGTCGCGCACGAAGGCCAGGTAGGCCTCGGCCGCGCCCTCCCAGTCCTTCTTCTGCTCCAGCTCCTCGATGATCTTGAAGGCGCTCTCCTCCACCACCCGCGGCAGGTCGTCCTTCAGCTTGGGGTGGGCCGCCACCAGGGCCGCGTTGGCGTAGAAGCGGCGGGCCCAGCCGTTCAGGTTCCGCCAGTCGCCCAGCTCGTTGTAGGCGTCCAGCACCAGGTTGGTGGCGTACTCGGCCTCGGTGCTGGCCGGGTGGTCCAGCGCCACGCGGGTGAAGAGGTCGATGGCGTCGGCGTAGTCGTAGTGGTCGTAGTGCAGCTTGCCGGCGCGGTAGGCCGCCTTGGAGGCCAGCTTGCCGTCGGGCGCCCACCGCACGTAGCGCTGGTAGGCGCGCACCAGCTTCTCGCGCTCGGGGGCGAAGGCCACCCGCCTCTTCTTGTCCGGCTGGGGCGGCACCGGCGGGGCGGCCTTGGCGGCCTCCTCGTGGGCGTAGAGGGCGCCCTCCAGCGCGTCGGCGAACCACTTGCCCGCCTTGGCGGCGCCCTCGGCGGGGCGGGCCGGGCCGGCCTTGCCCTCCAGGGCGGCCACGTCCACCGCCACCACCCGGTCGTACTCGTCGCCGGCCTCGGCGAAGCGCCCCAGGGCGTAGAGCAGCTCGCCGTGGAAGAAGCGCATCTCGTAGGCCGAGGTGCTCTGCCCGAACACCTCCAGGTAGTCCACGTAGACGCTGGTGGCGAAGCCGGCCACCGCCTGGTCGTCGGTCTTCTTCCACTCGTTGTGGTAGCGCAGCGCCAGGGTGCGCAGGGTGTTCTCGGCGGTGGAGCGCGCCCCCGCGGTGGCGGTGGCGTTCCTGGGGTCGCGCCCGGCCGGCGAGGCCTCGAAGTCGGTGAGGATCTTGACGAAGACGTGGGCCTGCTGGACCGCGATCTCCTTGCGCCCCATGCGCCCGGCCATGGTGACGATGCGCGACTGGAAGGTGGGCGCGTCGGGCGAGACCGGCCGCTCCTGGATGAGCCGGTGGTAGACCAGGATGGCCTCGCGGTCCTTGCCGTCGGTCCAGTAGAGGTCGGCCAGCGACTTGAGCATGTCGCCGGCCCCGGCCTCGCCGCCCACCCGGCGGAAGTCCTCGAAGGCCGCCTCGGCCGAGCCCACGAAGGGCCAGGTGCGCACGTAGTCCTTGCGGGCCTCCTTCACCAGCGCCAGCTTGCGGTCGGCCGGGATGGTGGAGGTGGGCAGCTCGCCGAAGTAGACGACGCTGCGGAAGAGGTCGAGGGCCTCGGGGAAGGCCCCGAGGTTGAACTGCACCCAGCCCTGCTTGTAGAGCGCGTAGCCGTAGACCGAGCTCTCCTGGAAGCCGGCCGCCTTCTGGTAGGCCTCCAGGGCCCGCTTCAGGTTGGCGTTCCGCTCCCCCTGGTTGGCCTTCTCGAAGTAGTACTCGCCGAAGGCCATCCAGGCGTCGGGCACGTAGGGCGACGCCGGGAACTTCTGGATGAGGGCCCGGTAGGCCTTCATGGCCTCCTGGTCGGTGCGGTCGCGCAGCAGCAGGTTGCGCGCCAGGAAGAAGAGCACCTCGTCGAGCCGCTCGTAGGACGGGTGCTTGGCGATGATGGCCTTGTAGAGCACCACCGCCTGCTTCTGCATGTCGCGGAACTGGCCCTCGGCGTCGGCCTTCTCGGCCTGCAGCCGGGCCACCCGGGGGTCGCCCTTCTGCAGCCCGAGCAGCTCGCCCTCGGCGCGGTTGGCCTCGAAGAAGAAGTACTGCGACTCCTCCCAGAGCAGCTCGGCCAGCCGGAAGTAGTAGCTCGGCAGGTCCCGGTCGCCGCCCTGGGACGACAGCTTGATGAGCTTGCGGAGGCTGGCGATCTCCTCGCGCCGCTTGTCGGAGAGCTTCACCTCGATGCCGGCGCGGAACTGCTCGAACTTGAGGGCCGGGCCGGTGGGCGCCGCCGCGGCCGGCTTGGCCCGCTCCAGCGTGCCCTCCAGCGAGGCGTCGGGGCCGATGGAGCGCTTCTGGCCCAGGGCGCCGGTGGGGGGCGCGGCGCGCGGCTCGGCGGCGGCGGCCCGGCCGGGGGCGGCCAGGGCCAGGCCCAGCGCCAGGACCAGCCAGGCGGCCGGGGCGCGGTGGGTGCGGAGGGTCACGGGTGGCGGCTCCCGGTGCGGCGGCTCACGGGGCGGCGGACCGCGGCGGGCGGTCCTTGCAGCCCTTGGTGAGGGTGTAGGAGTAAGTGCCCAGCTCGTCGCGCCAGAACTCGCCCTGGTACGGCCAGTAGAGGTGCTCGTCGGAGACGGCGTGGGTCCAGCGCAGGTTCTTCACCACCTCGACCTGGCTGCCGGCCGCCAGCGAGCTCTCCAGCGCCTCGCGCTCCTGGCGCGAGACCTCGATCTCGATGCGCAGGGCCTGGGCCAGCATGGCGCGCAGCTGGTCGCGCTCGTACTCCAGCTTGCCGCGGGCCCGCAGGCCGGCCTCGTTCAGCAGCTGCGCCTTCTCCTGCGCCAGCCGGGCCTCGATGGCCTTGCCGAGCAGCGAGCCGCGGAAGGCCTCGCCGCGCCGGGTCAGCCCGCGCGCCAGCTCGCCGTCGATCTCGCGGGCCGCCTCGGCCAGCCGCCGGATGGCCCGGTCGGTGAAGGCCAGCGCCCGCACCCGCGGGCTGGCCGCCTGCTCCAGGAAGGCCTCCGGGGGGCCCGGGCGCGCCGTCAGCGCGGTGAGCTCGTCGTAGAGCGGCTCGTAGGCGGCGGTGAAGTCCTTCAGGACCGAGGTGGCCTCGGGGTAGCGGCAGTTCTCGTAGTAGATGATGGCCTTGAGGACCCAGGACTCGGGGAAGAACTCGTCCTTGAAGTAGGCCGACTGCAGGGTCAGCAGGTTGCCCAGCGCCTTCTCGTGCTCGCCGATGCGGTAGTGGGCGTAGGAGGCCTCCCACAGCCCCTCCAGCCAGCTCGGCCCGCCCCAGGGCATCTTGCCGTAGTAGAAGATGGCGTAGCGGTTCTGCCGGTTCTGGTAGTGGAGCCGGGCCAGCTGCAGGAAGGCCTGCTCGCGCACCACCGGGTCCTCGGCCCGCCCGCGCTTCGGGTTGGTGAGCCGGACCACCTCCTTGAACCGCTCGTTGGCCTCCGGCTCCTGCCCCAGCGCGTAGAGCGCCAGGCCGTCCAGGAAGACGGCGCGGGCGTAGGTGTCCTGGCCGCCCACCGAGCCGGCCGCGCCCGCCCGGGCCGACCCGTCGCCGGCCGCCTCGCGCACCAGCGCCGCCAGCCGCCGCGCCTCGCCCCAGGCGACGCGGGCCTCCTCCTTCTTGCCGGCCTCCTCGAGGGCGCGGCCGCGGTCGAACTCGTAGGTGGCCAGCAGGGCGTGGAAGCGGTCCTCCCGGCCGGGCGGGACCCCCTCGCGGGCGTGGCGCGCCACCCGGGCCAGCAGCGGCTGCTCGTTGGCGAGCCGGTCGCCCACCTCGAAGAGCCGCTCCAGGGCGTCGTGGAAGTGGCGGGTGCGCGACGGCCCGCGGGCCAGCACCTCGTCGAGCGTGGTGAGCGCCGCGTGGTCCAGCCCCAGGGCGGCCAGCGCCCGGGCCAGCTGGTAGCGGGCCTCGTCGTGTCCCTCGGCCAGCCCGGGGTCGCGCAGGATGGCGTCGTAGGCCAGCGCCGCGGCCTCGGCCTTGCCCTGGTCGAGCAGGGCGCGGGCGGCCTCCAGCCTGGGCTTCACCTCGGCGCGCGCGGCGGCGGGGGGGGCGGCCGGCTCGACCCCCCTGGTCCTGGGCGGCCGGGCCACCGGCGGCGGCGGCAGCGGCGGCTCCGGGCGGACCAGCGGGTCGGCCGGGGCCGGCCGGGGCGCGGGCTTGGCGGCGGGCTTCGGGGCGGCCTTCTTCGGCTCGTCCTTCTTCTTGCGGGGCGCCGGCTCGGGCGCCGTCAGGTCGAGGCCGAGCTGGGCCGGGGCCGGCAGCGGGGCGGCCAGGGCGAGCGCCAGCAGCAGGGCGGTCAGGGCGCGGCTCACGGGGTCCTCCCGGCGGCGCGCGGGCGGAAGGGGAAGAAGACCGAGACGCCCAGCTCGGTGAAGAGCTGGTTCTGGATGTCGCGGCGGGGCGCGCCGGCCTCCTGCACGTTGGGCACGTCCACCGCGTAGACCAGGTCCTTCACCACCAGGCGCAGCGCCACCATCTCGCCGAGGAAGAGGCGCACCGCCAGGCCGGCGTGGCCGCCCACCGTGGAGACGCGGCCCGGGGTCAGCCCCTGCCGGACGGCCTCGTCGGTGGTGAGCACGGCGTCGTGGGTGATCCAGTCGGCGCCGGCCACCAGGCCCAGGTCGAAGTGCGCCACCCGCTCCGCCAGCACGTTGAGCTTGCCGTAGATGGGGGTCCAGGCCACCTCCAGGCCGGCGGTGGTGCGCAGGCGGCCGGGCAGCTGGGCCAGCTCGGCGGCGGTGGCCGGGCGGCAGCCCAGGTTGGCGGGGCACACCGTGGTGGAGCCGGTGGGGCTGGCGCCGCCGCCGGCGAAGGAGGCGCCCACCGACCAGAACTCGGTGAGGTGCCAGGCGGCCTGCAGCCCGCCGAAGGTCTTCGAGTAGAAGGCGTCGTTGAGCGAGAGCGCGCCCAGGGCGGTCAGCTCGAGGCGGCCGGCCTTGCGGTAGAGCTGGCCGGAGATGGGCTGGATCTTCCCCTCGAAGGCGTCGGCCTTGTTGCCGGCGCGCGCCGCCGCCGGCAGCGCCAGGGCCACCACCAGGAGCGCCGCCAGGCGGGCGCGGGTGCGGGTGGGCGTGCTCACTGGGGGTAGGCGTAGTCGAAGGCGGTGGGGAAGAAGAAGCTCAGGCCCACGTTGGCCACGAAGACCGTCTGCATGGTGGCCGGCACCGAGAGGACCGGCTGGTCCGGGTAGAAGGTGGCCATCAGGCCGAGCTCGAAGGCCATCCACTCGTACGGGTAGAAGCGCACGCCACCGCCCAGCTCGGCGGCCAGGTGCGGCCCCTCGTTGCGCGGCGCCAGGCTGGTGGCGCTCCAGACCGCGCCGAAGCCGGCCGCCAGGTAGAGGTCGAAGTGGACGATGGCGTCGGCCAGGAAGGAGGCCTTGCCGTAGATCGGCGACCAGACGCCGTCGAGCATGGCCTGCCCGTAGAGCTGCGAGGTGAGCAGCTGGCTGGAGAGGCCGATCTTGCCGGCCGCCACGTTGTCGGTGCGGAAGGGCGTGTAGTAGGAGCCGCGCACCGCCAGGGCGAAGCTGTCCTGCAGGCTGTAGGCGAGCCGGAGGCCGCCGCCCACCTTCTGGAAGAAGGCGTCGTTGACGCTGAGCGCCAGGATGGGCGCCACCTCGAAGCGGCCGCGCTTGAGGAAGCCCTTGCGCTGCACCGCCTTGACCCGGTCGCCGAGCGCCACGTCGCGCTCGCCGAAGATGGCGCCGGCCTTCTGCCCCGCGGCGCCGGACCCGGACGCGCCCACCGCCTCGGGCTCCAGCGAGAGCGGCGCCACCTCGGTGGGCGGCGCCGCCTTCTCGCCGGCCGGCGCGGCCGGCCTCGACAGGTCCAGGCCGGGCAGGTCCTGCGCGCCCGCCAGCGGCGCCAGGAGCGCCACGATCAACGCTGGGATGATCTGCCGGAGTCGCATGGGTGTCGTTGGAGTCCGGGGCATCGTAGCCCTTGACCGTGGGAGGGGCAACGTACCGCGAGGTGCCGCGAGGTGTGGCCTGGGCACACAGGCAGGGAGCGCCCCATCGGGCCGCCGTCGCCTTGCCGCTCGCTCCACCCGCGTGCTAACGATCCTCGCGGTCCCTCCATGCGCCCCGCCCGTCTCGCCCAGGCTGCTGCGCTCGCCGCCCTGCTGCTGCTCGCGGGCTGCCAGTCTCCCGACGTGGGCCAGCCGTGCAAGCTGCCCTCCAAGCCCGGCGCGCCGTCCCCGGGGCCCACGCCCGACACCGCGGCCGGCGACTACCTCGAGTTCGGCAACACCTTCTGCGACAACCTGGTGTGCATCGTCTCGCCGGCGGTCCCGGGCGGCCGCTACAACGGGTGCTCCGGCGACCAGTGCGGCTACTGCTCCAAGCCCTGCGTCTCCGACCAGGACTGCTCCCGCTCCGAGACCGGCCTGGCCTGCCGCCAGATGGTGCTCGACCCGGCCTTCATCGCCTCGCTCGACGAGGCCACCCGGCTGAAGTACCTGGCCGACATCCAGTTCTCCAGCTACTGCGCCGTGCCGCGGTGAGCGCCGGCGCCCCGGCCCGGGCGCGCGACGCCGCGACGAGGTCGATGGCCCTGGCGCTGGGCCTGGCCGGGCTGCTGCTGGCCGCCTGCGCCGCCCAGCCCCCGCCCGAGCCGCCCGCCCCGCCCCGCCCCCGGGTGGTGCTCGAGACCGCCGCCGGCGCCCGCCACGTGGTGGTGGTGGAGCTGGCCCGCACCCCGGCCGAGCAGGAGCGCGGCCTGATGCACCGCCGCGAGCTGGCCGAGGACGCCGGCATGCTCTTCCTCTTCCCCGAGAGCCGGGTGCACGCCTTCTGGATGAAGAACACCCTCATCCCGCTCGACCTGATCTTCATCGACGAGGCCGGCGTGGTGGTGGGCATCGTGCGCCGGGCCGAGCCGCTGACCCTCTCGCCGCGCAGCCCGGGCGTGCCGAGCCGCTACGTGCTGGAGGTGGCCGGCGGCTGGGCGGAGCGCCACGGCGTGGAGCCGGGGGCGCGGGTGCGGCTGGAGGACGTGCCGCGCTACTGAGCGGCCGGCGCCCGCCCTACCGGTCCTGCCGCAGCAGGTGGTGGGTGACGTGGGGGCCGAGGCTGCGCTCCATCAGCTCCTCGACCACCCGCTCGAACTCGATGCGGGCCAGCTCGTCGGCCCAGACGAAGCGGATGCCCATGCCGGCGTCGTCGCCGGGCTGCGACCGCACCACCTCGCCGCTCAGCTCGAAGGGGTGATCGCGCCCGGGCACCTCGAGCCGGAAGACGAAGCGCGTGCCCACCGGCAAGGCCTTGCGGGTCTTGATGAAGGTGCCGCCCTTGGAGATGTTGCGCGTGTAGTCGGCGAAGAAGCTGTTGAGCTTCTTGTATTCGACCTTGAGCTCGATGGGCGCTCGAGGGTGCGCGCGGTGGTCCGGCGTCATGGGGTGGCGCATGGTAACGCGCCCGGTGACCTGGCGATAGGATGCCCCTTCACCACCCCCACCCACCCGTGCCCCTGCCCGCCCTCACCCTCGCCGCCGCCCTGCTCCGCCGCCGCGCCGCGCTGGCCGCCGCCGGCGCCCTGGCGCTGCTGGGCGCCCTCTCGGGCCTGATCCCGCTGCTCGACGTGCCGGGCTTCGAGCTCGGGCTGGTGGGCGCCTGGCTGGGGGTGCTGCTGGCCGGGCCGCTCGGGCTGGCGGCGGCCCGGGCCGAGCGGGCCCGGGTGGGCGGCTCGCCCGGGGTGGCGGCGCTGGCGGCGGCCCTGGCGGCGTCGCTGCTGCTGCTGGTGCTGCTGGCCTCCTCGGCGGCGCGCGCCGCGCTGGGGCCCTGCCGCGCCCTCTTCGGCGCCGCCTTCTTCCCGGTGCTGGCCCTTCCCTCGGCCTGGCTGGCCGCGGCGCTGGCGGCCGCCGCCGGGTGGGCCACCCGCGGGCGGGCCCTGCCCACCGGGCTGGCGCTCGGCGCGGCGGTGGTCGCCTCGCTGGCCGCCACCCTGCGCGACGCCTGGCGCGGCCCGGCCGCCTTCGCCCTCGACCACCTGCTGGGCGCCTGGCCCGGGCCGCTCTACGACGAGGCGCTGCGGCTCGACGCGCGGCTGCTGCTCTTCCGGCTGGGGACCACCGGGCTGGCGCTGCTGGTGGGCGCCGGGGCCGCCTGGCTGGCCGGGCGGCGCGGCGGGCGGCGGGTGGCGCTGGCCGCGGCGCTGGCGGCCGCGGGCGGGGCCGGCGCGGCGGCGGCCCGGGTGGCGCTGGCGGCGCAGGGGCTCGACGGCCACCGGGGGCGCATGGCCGCGGCGCTGGGCGGCCTGCGCCAGGGGCCCTCCTGCACCGTGCACCTCCCGGCCGAGAAGCCGGCCGAGGCGGCCGACGCCCTGCTGGCCGACTGCGAGTTCCACGTGCACGACCTGGCGGCGGCGCTGGGGCTCCCGGCGGCGCCCCGGGTCACCGTCTTCGTGCACCGCAGCGACGAGGAGAAGCGGCGCCACGTGGGCGCCTCGGGCACCAGCTTCGCCAAGCCCTGGCTGGGCGAGCTGCACGTCACCGACGCGGCGCTGCCCCACCCCATCCTGCGCCACGAGCTGGTCCACCTGGTGGCCGCGGCGCTCGAGCCGGGCTGGCTGGGGGTGCCGGCGCGCCACGGCCTGCTGGTGTCGATGGGGCTGGTGGAGGGGCTGGCGGTCTCGCTGGAGCTGCCGCGCGGCGGCTGGACCGGCCACCAGTGGGCCCGGGCGGCGCGCGACCTGGGCTTCCTGCCCGACGTGGCGGCGGCGCTCGGGCCGGCCGGGTTCTGGCGGGCCGCCCCGGCGCGGGCCTACGGCGCGGCCGGCAGCTTCCTCGCCTTCCTGCGGGAGCGCCACGGCGCGGCGCCGGTGGCGGCCCTCTACCGCAGCGGCGACTTCCAGGCGGCCTACGGGCGCCCGGCGGCGGCGCTGCTGGCGGAGTGGCAGGCCTTCCTGGACGGCGTGGAGGTGCCGCCCGGCCTGCTCCGCGCGGCGCGGGCCCGCTACGCCAGGCCGGCCCTCTTCGCGGTGCCCTGCGCGCGCGAGGTGGCGGCCCTGGAGGAGGGCGCCTGGGCGCTGGCCGGCCGGGGCCGGCGCGACGAGGCCTGCCAGGCGCTGCGACGGGTGGCGGCGGTGACCGGGCGGGCCGGCCCGCTGCGGGCGGTGGGCGACCTGCTGGCCGCCGCGGGCGACCTCGACGGCGCCGCCGCGGCCTACGAGGAGGCGGCCCGCGCCGCCCCGGAGGTGGACGCCCACTTCAGGGCGCAGCTGGTGGCGGCCGAGGCGGACCTGTTCTGGCGGCGCGGCGAGTTCGGCGCCGCCGCGGCCGGCTGGTCGCGGGCGCTGGCGGTCGAGCCGGACCGGCCGGAGGCGCGGCTGCTGCAGGCCAAGCTGGCGGCGGTGGCGGATCGCGAGCTGGCGGTGGAGGCGCGCCCCTACCTGCTGGGGCTGGAGGCGCAGGCCGCCGCGCTGGACCGGCTGAGGCGGCTCGACCGGCCGCTGACGGCCTACCTGCTGTCCCGCCAGGCGCTGGGGCGCGGCGAGGCCGGCGCGGCGGTGCCGCTGCTGGAGCGGGCCGCGGCCGGCGGGCTGCCGCCGCTGCTCGCCGGCGAGGCCCGCCTCC is drawn from Anaeromyxobacter sp. and contains these coding sequences:
- a CDS encoding DUF192 domain-containing protein gives rise to the protein MALALGLAGLLLAACAAQPPPEPPAPPRPRVVLETAAGARHVVVVELARTPAEQERGLMHRRELAEDAGMLFLFPESRVHAFWMKNTLIPLDLIFIDEAGVVVGIVRRAEPLTLSPRSPGVPSRYVLEVAGGWAERHGVEPGARVRLEDVPRY
- the cglC gene encoding adventurous gliding motility lipoprotein CglC, which produces MRPARLAQAAALAALLLLAGCQSPDVGQPCKLPSKPGAPSPGPTPDTAAGDYLEFGNTFCDNLVCIVSPAVPGGRYNGCSGDQCGYCSKPCVSDQDCSRSETGLACRQMVLDPAFIASLDEATRLKYLADIQFSSYCAVPR
- a CDS encoding type VI secretion system protein; translated protein: MPLPALTLAAALLRRRAALAAAGALALLGALSGLIPLLDVPGFELGLVGAWLGVLLAGPLGLAAARAERARVGGSPGVAALAAALAASLLLLVLLASSAARAALGPCRALFGAAFFPVLALPSAWLAAALAAAAGWATRGRALPTGLALGAAVVASLAATLRDAWRGPAAFALDHLLGAWPGPLYDEALRLDARLLLFRLGTTGLALLVGAGAAWLAGRRGGRRVALAAALAAAGGAGAAAARVALAAQGLDGHRGRMAAALGGLRQGPSCTVHLPAEKPAEAADALLADCEFHVHDLAAALGLPAAPRVTVFVHRSDEEKRRHVGASGTSFAKPWLGELHVTDAALPHPILRHELVHLVAAALEPGWLGVPARHGLLVSMGLVEGLAVSLELPRGGWTGHQWARAARDLGFLPDVAAALGPAGFWRAAPARAYGAAGSFLAFLRERHGAAPVAALYRSGDFQAAYGRPAAALLAEWQAFLDGVEVPPGLLRAARARYARPALFAVPCAREVAALEEGAWALAGRGRRDEACQALRRVAAVTGRAGPLRAVGDLLAAAGDLDGAAAAYEEAARAAPEVDAHFRAQLVAAEADLFWRRGEFGAAAAGWSRALAVEPDRPEARLLQAKLAAVADRELAVEARPYLLGLEAQAAALDRLRRLDRPLTAYLLSRQALGRGEAGAAVPLLERAAAGGLPPLLAGEARLLLGEARCQAGAAAGGGGPAALRAGAAELAAVEAGAAAEADRVRAAAGLRRCRFLAGG
- a CDS encoding TIGR02266 family protein, which produces MTPDHRAHPRAPIELKVEYKKLNSFFADYTRNISKGGTFIKTRKALPVGTRFVFRLEVPGRDHPFELSGEVVRSQPGDDAGMGIRFVWADELARIEFERVVEELMERSLGPHVTHHLLRQDR
- a CDS encoding outer membrane beta-barrel domain-containing protein → MRLRQIIPALIVALLAPLAGAQDLPGLDLSRPAAPAGEKAAPPTEVAPLSLEPEAVGASGSGAAGQKAGAIFGERDVALGDRVKAVQRKGFLKRGRFEVAPILALSVNDAFFQKVGGGLRLAYSLQDSFALAVRGSYYTPFRTDNVAAGKIGLSSQLLTSQLYGQAMLDGVWSPIYGKASFLADAIVHFDLYLAAGFGAVWSATSLAPRNEGPHLAAELGGGVRFYPYEWMAFELGLMATFYPDQPVLSVPATMQTVFVANVGLSFFFPTAFDYAYPQ